A DNA window from Acinetobacter sp. 10FS3-1 contains the following coding sequences:
- a CDS encoding valine--tRNA ligase gives MTDSAQNIATTYDPTEIEKKWYQTWEERGYFKPSEKGESFCIMIPPPNVTGSLHMGHGFNNAIMDALTRYNRMSGKNTLWQPGTDHAGIATQMVVERQLGAEGISRHDLGREKFIEKVWEWKEQSGGNITHQIRRLGSSVDWSRERFTMDDGLSNAVKEVFVKLHEDGLIYRGKRLVNWDPKLQTALSDLEVESDKEEAGSLWHFKYFFEDKSLRTHDGKDHIVVATTRPETLLGDTAVAVALDDERYAHLVGQNIILPITGRAVPIVKDEYVDKEFGTGCVKITPAHDFNDYDVGKRCELPIINIFNKNAEVLSDFEYIAKAGEQISKTIPAPADYIGLERFEARKKLVAQAEAEGWLDQIQPYTLKPPRGDRSGVIVEPLLTDQWYVKIAPLAKPAIEAVQDGRIKFVPEQYSNMYMAWMNNIQDWCISRQLWWGHRIPAWYDADGNVFVGRDEAEVRAKNNIPADVQLSQDEDVLDTWFSSALWTFSTLGWTGDAKKDAENYFLNTFHPTDVLVTGFDIIFFWVARMIMMTMHFMKNEDGTPQVPFKTVYVHGLVRDGEGQKMSKSKGNVLDPLDLIDGVDLETLVQKRTTGLMNPKQAAKIEKSTRKEFPEGIQSYGTDAVRFTFCALANTGRDIKFDMKRVEGYRNFANKIWNATRFVMMNVEGQTIGSEARQDLWELPEQWIVSRLQKAEQAVQTAFATYRLDLAAQAIYEFIWNEYCDWYVELTKPVLNDETVSEERKAEVRRVLLAVMEASLRLAHPLMPYLTEEIWQTLAPKLNISGETIMLAQYPVADQALINDQAEADMQWLQGLIGAVRNIRGEMGLGNARLLPVLLQNTTDAEKAQIARIEPLFKALAKVESITFLADAEQPPLSSSSVVGHVSVFVPMKGLIDPKAELGRLQKDLDKVQKQHDQIANKLSNEGFVAKAPAAVVEGEKVKLAEFADQLAKIKANMEQIAAL, from the coding sequence ATGACTGATTCAGCGCAAAATATTGCTACAACTTACGATCCGACTGAGATCGAGAAAAAATGGTACCAAACGTGGGAAGAGCGTGGCTATTTCAAGCCCTCTGAAAAAGGTGAATCATTCTGTATCATGATTCCACCGCCAAACGTCACCGGTAGCTTGCATATGGGTCATGGTTTTAACAATGCCATTATGGATGCCCTGACCCGTTATAACCGCATGTCTGGCAAAAATACGCTTTGGCAGCCAGGAACTGACCATGCCGGCATTGCCACCCAAATGGTGGTAGAACGTCAGCTCGGTGCAGAAGGTATCAGCCGTCATGATCTGGGCCGTGAAAAGTTCATTGAAAAAGTCTGGGAGTGGAAAGAACAATCAGGCGGAAATATTACGCATCAAATCCGTCGTCTGGGCTCTTCTGTGGACTGGTCACGTGAACGCTTCACCATGGATGATGGTCTATCCAATGCAGTCAAAGAAGTGTTTGTAAAATTGCATGAAGATGGCTTGATCTACCGCGGTAAACGTCTGGTTAACTGGGATCCAAAACTACAAACTGCGCTTTCTGACCTTGAAGTTGAGTCTGATAAAGAAGAAGCAGGTTCACTGTGGCACTTCAAATACTTCTTTGAAGATAAGTCACTTCGTACCCACGACGGTAAAGACCACATCGTTGTTGCAACGACTCGTCCTGAAACATTGCTCGGTGATACAGCGGTTGCTGTTGCGCTTGATGATGAACGCTATGCGCACTTGGTAGGTCAAAACATCATCCTGCCGATTACAGGCCGTGCGGTTCCAATCGTTAAAGATGAATATGTCGACAAAGAATTCGGTACAGGCTGTGTAAAAATCACCCCTGCACACGACTTCAATGACTATGACGTGGGTAAACGTTGCGAATTGCCAATCATCAACATCTTCAACAAAAATGCGGAAGTGTTGAGCGATTTTGAATACATCGCAAAAGCGGGCGAGCAAATTTCTAAAACCATCCCTGCCCCTGCAGACTACATTGGTTTAGAACGTTTTGAAGCACGTAAAAAATTGGTCGCTCAAGCAGAAGCGGAAGGCTGGTTAGACCAAATTCAACCGTACACCTTGAAGCCACCTCGCGGTGACCGTTCAGGTGTCATTGTTGAGCCATTACTGACTGACCAATGGTATGTAAAAATTGCACCACTTGCCAAACCTGCCATTGAAGCGGTTCAAGACGGTCGTATCAAGTTCGTACCTGAGCAGTACAGCAACATGTACATGGCGTGGATGAACAATATTCAAGACTGGTGTATCTCACGTCAATTGTGGTGGGGTCACCGTATCCCTGCTTGGTACGATGCTGACGGCAATGTATTTGTTGGTCGTGACGAAGCTGAAGTGCGGGCGAAAAACAACATCCCTGCTGACGTTCAGTTAAGCCAAGATGAAGACGTACTTGATACCTGGTTCTCATCTGCTCTTTGGACATTCTCGACTTTAGGCTGGACAGGCGATGCGAAAAAAGATGCTGAGAACTACTTCTTAAATACCTTCCACCCGACTGATGTACTTGTCACTGGTTTTGACATCATCTTCTTCTGGGTTGCCCGCATGATCATGATGACCATGCACTTCATGAAAAATGAAGATGGCACCCCACAAGTACCGTTTAAAACTGTGTATGTACATGGTCTGGTACGTGATGGCGAAGGTCAGAAGATGTCTAAATCTAAGGGGAACGTACTTGACCCACTCGACTTGATTGACGGTGTAGATTTAGAAACACTGGTACAAAAACGTACGACAGGGCTCATGAACCCGAAACAGGCTGCTAAGATTGAAAAATCAACCCGAAAAGAATTCCCTGAAGGAATTCAGTCTTACGGGACTGATGCGGTTCGTTTCACCTTCTGTGCGCTTGCCAACACCGGTCGTGACATCAAGTTCGACATGAAGCGTGTTGAAGGTTACCGTAACTTTGCCAACAAGATCTGGAACGCAACCCGTTTCGTGATGATGAATGTTGAAGGTCAAACCATTGGTTCAGAAGCACGTCAAGACCTGTGGGAATTGCCTGAACAATGGATTGTCAGCCGTCTGCAAAAAGCGGAACAGGCAGTACAAACAGCATTTGCAACCTATCGTTTAGACCTGGCTGCACAAGCAATTTATGAGTTCATCTGGAATGAATACTGTGACTGGTATGTAGAACTGACTAAACCAGTTCTGAATGATGAAACTGTATCTGAAGAACGTAAAGCTGAAGTGCGTCGTGTTCTTCTTGCAGTAATGGAAGCGTCTTTACGTTTGGCTCATCCGTTGATGCCTTATCTGACAGAAGAAATCTGGCAAACGCTTGCGCCGAAACTCAACATTTCTGGCGAAACCATTATGCTTGCGCAGTACCCTGTTGCTGACCAAGCGTTAATCAATGACCAAGCTGAAGCGGACATGCAATGGCTGCAAGGTTTGATTGGTGCGGTACGTAACATCCGTGGTGAGATGGGCTTAGGCAATGCGCGTTTGTTGCCTGTTCTGCTTCAAAACACCACTGATGCTGAAAAAGCACAAATTGCACGTATTGAACCATTGTTTAAAGCATTGGCAAAAGTTGAAAGCATTACTTTCCTGGCGGATGCTGAACAACCGCCATTGTCATCGTCTTCTGTAGTCGGTCATGTGTCTGTATTCGTTCCAATGAAGGGCCTCATTGACCCTAAAGCGGAATTGGGTCGTCTGCAAAAAGACTTAGACAAGGTTCAAAAGCAGCATGACCAGATCGCGAATAAACTTTCGAATGAAGGTTTTGTAGCAAAAGCACCTGCGGCTGTGGTTGAAGGTGAGAAAGTGAAACTTGCTGAGTTTGCGGATCAGTTAGCGAAAATTAAAGCGAATATGGAGCAGATTGCGGCGCTTTAA
- a CDS encoding molecular chaperone DnaJ, protein MSFELETTPHAILDVSPQHRKLNVLIDQIEQQKRLLLAWQTAKDEIRVYSQKALMPAYRELYSTLYEQMQILWNSLSYYDLSKSDRAVVEDKIQTLARLLQGSHLLSQKQLDEVEKMYAYYQQADEYSKKKTKKKNTDSFDQSENIESPADEDWNNDQYQQAKEQAKLKRQQAKQAQAEKLVNQSLKIVYLKIASIIHPDRELDESKRVEKTELLQRVNEAYDQEDLFFLLKLQLEVEQSKTGSNKGLNAEQVKFYQQALEAQSQALKIQIQELINFLVWSNKAKIAVQKSKGRLNITDLYKQIDADVSAVKQQLKAEKQRLSFMEKESGLEMLLEHGVL, encoded by the coding sequence ATGTCCTTTGAGTTAGAAACTACGCCACACGCTATTTTAGATGTCTCACCCCAGCATAGAAAGCTGAATGTGCTGATTGATCAGATTGAGCAACAAAAGCGGTTACTGCTGGCATGGCAAACTGCTAAAGATGAAATTCGTGTCTATAGTCAAAAGGCGCTCATGCCTGCGTATCGCGAGTTATATAGCACGCTGTATGAGCAAATGCAGATACTGTGGAATAGCCTAAGTTATTATGATTTAAGCAAGTCAGATCGTGCCGTGGTGGAAGATAAAATCCAAACGCTTGCTCGCTTACTCCAAGGTTCTCATTTGCTGAGTCAAAAGCAGTTAGATGAAGTAGAAAAAATGTATGCTTATTATCAGCAGGCAGATGAATATTCAAAGAAAAAAACCAAAAAGAAGAATACAGACAGTTTTGATCAATCTGAAAATATTGAATCTCCCGCTGATGAAGATTGGAATAATGACCAATATCAACAAGCAAAAGAGCAAGCCAAATTAAAGCGTCAGCAAGCTAAACAAGCGCAAGCGGAAAAGTTAGTAAACCAGTCACTTAAAATCGTGTATTTAAAAATTGCCTCGATTATTCACCCTGACCGTGAGCTAGATGAATCTAAAAGAGTTGAAAAGACCGAACTGTTACAACGTGTCAATGAAGCCTATGATCAGGAAGATTTATTCTTTTTACTGAAACTTCAGCTTGAAGTGGAACAAAGTAAAACTGGTTCAAATAAGGGTTTAAACGCAGAGCAAGTCAAGTTTTACCAACAGGCGTTGGAAGCGCAAAGTCAAGCATTAAAGATACAGATTCAGGAGTTGATTAACTTTCTCGTGTGGTCAAATAAAGCCAAAATTGCAGTCCAGAAGTCGAAAGGGCGATTGAATATTACGGACTTATATAAGCAGATTGATGCGGATGTGTCTGCGGTCAAGCAACAGCTGAAAGCAGAAAAGCAAAGACTGAGCTTTATGGAGAAAGAGAGCGGGTTGGAGATGTTGTTGGAGCATGGAGTTTTATAA
- a CDS encoding 1-acyl-sn-glycerol-3-phosphate acyltransferase gives MTMTRFPTLPPHVPSRGSKLSRSFFKQLFLAQGWRIEGEFPDLPKAVAIISPHTSNIDAWLGFNALLGLGIQITIFGKDSLFRTPLKPILEWVGVVPVVRSSAQGQTRQIVEIIEQSEQIWIGMAPEGSRKAPEKIRSGFYYIAQEAQLPIVMFSFDYDLKTIHILGVYHLTGDYEYDLEQIYQHYTGKFSAKNPAWVAKPLQKLLKKD, from the coding sequence ATGACCATGACACGCTTTCCCACCCTTCCTCCGCATGTTCCTTCTCGCGGTAGCAAACTGAGCCGGAGCTTTTTTAAACAGCTATTTTTAGCCCAAGGCTGGCGAATCGAAGGAGAATTTCCGGATTTGCCTAAAGCGGTTGCTATCATTTCGCCACATACCTCCAATATTGATGCCTGGTTGGGGTTTAATGCTCTGCTGGGTCTTGGAATCCAGATTACTATTTTTGGGAAAGACAGCTTGTTTCGTACTCCGCTGAAACCGATTCTGGAGTGGGTGGGTGTGGTGCCAGTCGTCCGAAGTAGCGCACAAGGACAAACCCGGCAGATTGTAGAGATTATTGAACAGTCCGAACAAATCTGGATTGGTATGGCGCCTGAAGGCTCTCGCAAGGCACCGGAAAAAATCCGTAGCGGTTTTTATTATATTGCCCAAGAGGCACAGCTACCGATTGTCATGTTCTCTTTTGATTATGACCTCAAGACCATCCATATCTTGGGGGTTTATCATCTGACCGGTGACTATGAATACGACCTGGAACAGATCTATCAACATTATACAGGCAAGTTCTCGGCAAAAAATCCAGCCTGGGTGGCGAAGCCGTTACAAAAGCTTTTGAAAAAAGACTAG
- a CDS encoding TIR domain-containing protein: MGNKIFISYKYADSSVQKLSSTSYWEQTTPRHYVDIIQQKLLPKYGHLNKGENDGESLATFKESTIYSKLADKIFDSSITIVLISPNMKVSYPFEKDQWIPWEVSYSLRTKNRRGNYSNPNAILAVVLPDLFGNYNYVNNYGFGFEIVRMNKNNLKPAYSYGLYDNNYIVTCTWSQFLSQFDSWIEKALRNRSNVDKYNLRVNI; this comes from the coding sequence GTGGGGAATAAGATTTTTATTTCATATAAGTATGCTGATTCAAGCGTACAAAAACTAAGTTCCACTTCATATTGGGAACAAACAACACCACGCCATTATGTTGATATTATCCAACAAAAACTTTTACCTAAATATGGTCACCTTAACAAAGGTGAAAATGATGGTGAATCGCTAGCAACCTTTAAAGAATCTACAATATATTCAAAACTAGCAGATAAGATTTTTGATAGTTCTATTACGATTGTTCTTATTTCTCCGAATATGAAAGTTTCATATCCATTTGAGAAAGATCAATGGATTCCTTGGGAAGTTTCGTATTCACTTAGAACTAAAAATAGACGAGGCAATTATAGTAATCCAAATGCCATATTAGCCGTGGTTTTACCTGATTTATTTGGAAACTATAATTATGTTAATAATTATGGTTTTGGATTTGAAATTGTAAGAATGAATAAGAATAATCTTAAACCTGCATATTCATATGGATTATATGATAATAATTATATTGTTACATGTACATGGAGTCAGTTTCTAAGTCAATTTGACAGTTGGATTGAGAAAGCACTTAGAAACCGAAGCAATGTAGACAAATATAATTTGAGAGTTAATATTTAA
- a CDS encoding toll/interleukin-1 receptor domain-containing protein, whose product MRFYTFDEINNYALKARSKSQYYSFDNILNETIQEQQNRNSFDIFLSHSSKDKQLILGVKQFIEDSGYSVYIDWVDDPQLDRANVNVQTADVLRTRMKQSKFLLYVDSNNATASKWMPWELGYFDGYKPNKIGILPIRQNPEGYYTGQEYLGLYPKIEKNSLNVLNEFKYAEINGSLFTTYFTKTSGVSLR is encoded by the coding sequence ATGCGTTTTTATACATTTGATGAAATCAATAACTATGCTTTAAAAGCTAGATCAAAATCTCAATATTACAGCTTTGATAATATTTTAAATGAGACAATTCAAGAACAACAAAACCGCAATAGTTTTGATATTTTTCTTTCACATTCATCAAAAGATAAACAACTAATCTTAGGAGTAAAACAATTCATCGAAGACAGTGGATATAGCGTATATATCGATTGGGTAGATGATCCTCAGCTTGATCGAGCTAATGTCAATGTTCAAACTGCTGATGTACTTCGCACTCGAATGAAGCAATCCAAATTTTTATTATATGTAGATTCAAATAATGCTACTGCTTCAAAATGGATGCCTTGGGAATTAGGCTATTTTGATGGTTATAAACCAAATAAAATTGGCATTTTGCCGATTAGACAGAATCCAGAGGGATACTACACAGGACAAGAGTATTTAGGACTTTATCCCAAAATTGAAAAAAACAGCCTAAATGTTTTGAATGAATTTAAATATGCTGAAATAAATGGAAGCTTATTCACAACATATTTTACAAAAACTTCAGGTGTGTCACTTCGATGA
- a CDS encoding MFS transporter: MRNTYILLFSLYWAQGLPVGFMTHALPVILRAQGVSLAHIGGFGLLMLPWSIKVFWAPLVDRYGVKAQGHYRSWIIPLQLLSVAVLIGLSFLPIQALNQPLYLLAFFTALLLMNGVGATQDIATDALAVNILKNEQQHWGNTFQVIGSRLGFIVGGGAILLFLDLLQWQSTFLFLAALVFLNMLPILKFKEPSHHLAVSETVPASTRIRMKTYFRYFCSDSTLARWLLVLLTFKIADGLSGPLLKPLMVDMGLSLSQIGIYVTMLGAFAALLGAGLAGWCLKYWSRSRSLLVFSIVKILTLMAYAWLAGQYEAQLPINHWVIYAINAAEDMVSAMLLVVMLTLIMQYSRKHLAGTDFTFQVSVMATVSGGLYSLSGILGDYLGYTQYLTYIVWISVLLLWPIILWGRTTQKS; the protein is encoded by the coding sequence ATGCGGAATACTTATATTTTATTGTTTTCCCTATATTGGGCGCAGGGACTTCCGGTTGGGTTTATGACTCATGCCTTACCCGTGATTCTGCGAGCACAGGGTGTGTCTTTGGCGCATATCGGGGGATTTGGTCTGCTCATGTTGCCCTGGTCGATTAAAGTCTTCTGGGCGCCGCTGGTTGACCGTTACGGAGTTAAAGCCCAAGGGCATTATCGAAGCTGGATTATTCCACTGCAATTGCTGTCAGTTGCCGTATTAATAGGTCTGTCTTTTTTACCTATTCAGGCTTTAAACCAGCCATTGTATCTACTGGCTTTTTTTACCGCATTGCTGCTGATGAATGGGGTCGGTGCGACTCAGGACATTGCTACCGATGCGCTGGCAGTTAATATCTTAAAAAATGAACAGCAGCATTGGGGCAATACTTTTCAGGTGATTGGCTCACGTCTGGGCTTTATTGTGGGTGGCGGAGCGATTTTACTGTTTCTGGATTTACTGCAATGGCAAAGCACTTTTTTATTCTTGGCTGCACTGGTTTTTCTAAATATGCTGCCGATTTTAAAATTTAAAGAACCCTCGCACCATTTAGCTGTATCCGAAACAGTGCCGGCTTCGACCCGAATTCGAATGAAAACCTATTTTCGATATTTCTGCTCGGATTCTACCTTGGCGAGGTGGCTGCTGGTTTTACTGACCTTTAAAATCGCTGATGGATTATCCGGGCCGTTATTAAAACCTTTGATGGTTGATATGGGCTTGAGCCTGAGCCAGATTGGTATCTACGTGACCATGTTAGGGGCTTTTGCTGCCTTGCTCGGCGCAGGGTTGGCTGGCTGGTGTCTGAAATACTGGTCTCGATCGCGAAGTCTGCTGGTTTTTTCAATAGTTAAAATATTGACGCTGATGGCTTATGCCTGGTTAGCCGGACAATATGAAGCGCAGCTACCAATCAATCATTGGGTCATTTATGCCATAAATGCCGCAGAAGATATGGTGTCTGCCATGCTTTTGGTGGTGATGTTGACCTTGATTATGCAATATAGCCGCAAGCATCTGGCGGGTACGGATTTTACTTTTCAAGTTTCGGTGATGGCCACAGTGAGTGGGGGCTTATATAGCCTGAGCGGGATATTAGGAGATTATCTGGGCTATACCCAGTATTTAACCTATATTGTATGGATCAGTGTATTGCTATTATGGCCGATCATATTGTGGGGCAGAACAACGCAGAAATCCTAA
- a CDS encoding DUF421 domain-containing protein — MDWATIFIHDTTWEFATEIVVRCVCMFIMIILFLRLTGKRGVRQLSVFELAIILSLGSIAGDPMFTKDLPLIQALLIMSIIIAMYRLTTWLMMKYQPFEDLLEGKPIYIVENGRLVVEEIKKGKMSHDEFFAEMRQQGIEHLGQVRTGLLETDGKFSILFFKPEDVRPGLPLFPKTCMTIQDVKPEQLYACIYCGQVQHLSHVEQICPRCTSADWIEAMNSYRVT; from the coding sequence ATGGATTGGGCCACGATCTTTATCCACGATACCACCTGGGAATTTGCCACTGAAATTGTGGTGCGCTGTGTGTGTATGTTTATCATGATTATTTTATTTTTACGGCTGACCGGTAAACGTGGCGTACGGCAGCTTTCGGTATTTGAACTGGCCATTATTTTGTCCCTCGGCTCGATTGCCGGTGATCCAATGTTTACCAAAGATCTACCCCTGATTCAGGCACTGCTCATTATGAGTATTATCATTGCTATGTACCGCCTGACCACATGGCTGATGATGAAGTATCAACCCTTTGAAGATTTGCTCGAAGGCAAACCGATTTATATCGTTGAAAATGGCAGATTGGTGGTCGAAGAAATCAAAAAAGGTAAAATGTCACATGATGAATTCTTTGCTGAAATGCGTCAGCAAGGTATCGAACATCTGGGACAGGTCCGTACCGGACTACTGGAAACAGATGGAAAGTTCAGTATCCTATTTTTTAAGCCAGAGGATGTTCGACCTGGCTTACCTCTTTTCCCCAAAACCTGTATGACCATTCAAGACGTGAAGCCAGAGCAGCTTTACGCCTGTATTTACTGTGGACAAGTTCAGCATCTTTCTCATGTAGAACAGATCTGCCCACGTTGTACGAGCGCGGATTGGATAGAAGCCATGAACAGTTATCGCGTCACTTAA
- a CDS encoding DcaP family trimeric outer membrane transporter — protein MSQVLTRKFLAKGLAVAVTTLMMGTVAHAETQEQKEIKQLRQEIEALKALVVQQQQVQQNQAVQIEQVKAAPQPSAAAPKALATKSDTEVKLYGFVRGDANYIIEGSKGDFSDVANVGNGKTSQPNAQQTKDKFVATAKTTRIGLDFKTNVNGAEVGGKLESDFAGSSDSFRIRHAYLTYENWLIGQTQSNFLSNHAPFMIDFSTNVGGGTTRTPMVRYGFDLAPATQLFLAAEKPNSSAEGIKSSVPTLTAKLAHNFDDNKGNASARALVEVYKDEDINKRKTGWGLAAGTTYQVLDPLKATLDVSYTKGVNGILYGTNANAAFVQAEDDRRIEQNEIWAVQTGLTYSILPNLKTSLGYGALFADKDTDYAKINNTPLNIVANKEVQQAWLNLVYSPVKPLEFGIEYVNGERKTFNNEKFKDNRIGLMSKYSF, from the coding sequence ATGAGTCAAGTTTTAACACGAAAGTTTTTAGCTAAAGGATTAGCAGTTGCAGTAACCACCTTGATGATGGGGACGGTTGCACATGCTGAAACACAAGAGCAAAAAGAAATTAAGCAGTTGCGTCAAGAAATTGAAGCATTAAAAGCATTAGTCGTACAGCAGCAACAAGTTCAGCAAAATCAAGCCGTGCAGATTGAACAGGTTAAAGCGGCACCCCAACCATCAGCAGCTGCACCGAAAGCGCTAGCTACAAAATCAGATACCGAAGTGAAGCTATATGGTTTTGTTCGTGGTGATGCGAACTATATCATTGAAGGTTCAAAAGGTGACTTTTCTGATGTTGCTAACGTTGGTAACGGTAAAACCAGTCAACCAAATGCTCAACAAACCAAAGATAAATTCGTTGCAACAGCAAAAACAACACGAATTGGCCTAGATTTTAAAACCAATGTCAACGGTGCAGAGGTGGGCGGTAAACTTGAAAGCGATTTCGCAGGGTCTAGTGATTCATTCCGTATACGTCACGCATATTTAACCTATGAAAACTGGTTGATTGGTCAAACCCAATCTAACTTCTTGTCAAATCACGCACCATTTATGATTGACTTCAGCACCAACGTCGGTGGGGGTACTACCCGTACACCAATGGTTCGGTATGGTTTTGATTTGGCACCGGCAACGCAATTGTTCCTGGCGGCAGAAAAGCCAAACTCAAGTGCTGAAGGCATCAAATCAAGCGTACCAACATTGACCGCTAAATTGGCACACAACTTTGATGACAACAAAGGTAATGCGTCTGCGCGTGCTTTAGTTGAAGTGTATAAAGATGAAGATATCAACAAGCGTAAAACAGGTTGGGGGCTAGCAGCAGGTACAACGTATCAAGTGCTTGATCCTTTAAAAGCGACGCTAGATGTCAGCTATACCAAAGGTGTAAATGGTATTTTGTATGGTACCAATGCCAATGCTGCATTCGTACAGGCTGAAGATGACCGTCGTATTGAGCAAAATGAAATTTGGGCAGTACAAACGGGTTTAACTTACAGTATTTTACCTAACTTAAAAACCTCACTTGGTTATGGCGCATTGTTTGCTGACAAAGACACAGACTACGCAAAAATTAATAATACGCCACTTAATATTGTTGCAAATAAAGAGGTACAACAAGCATGGTTAAACCTGGTGTATTCACCAGTTAAACCACTTGAGTTCGGTATTGAGTATGTCAACGGTGAGCGTAAAACCTTTAATAATGAAAAATTCAAAGATAACCGTATTGGTTTAATGAGCAAATATAGCTTCTAA
- a CDS encoding toll/interleukin-1 receptor domain-containing protein — protein sequence MGAIDHQLFPKVKDVFFERIDELGIDKSFFKILDRYNFEEYTDANPAFCIYMGQRTDTSFLDEAIVNKLVKDATLLLPLIDEDLSEFNNLVPKSIQKYNGLSILRLTTDLAIVKVVNNALEAFNLLKAKRRAFVSYKRSDSSGVAIQLYEYLEQHNFDVFLDTHSIRKSESFQEELLQRMIDSDVVVLLSTENYLESEWTQKELSEANLASIGLVQIVWPEYTVIQGAQLSEIFKLEASDFINNDFRNVNAKLNEDSLSKIVHFTEALRARTLASRQDKLISTFMHYAEKSKVTATLSSHKFIELEKDGEKSVVVPAIGIPNALNYEQSQTLIKSIYEEGLDKIYILYDEIHIRDIWVRHLSWLNEHLPVKTKEIGKVSEWLAI from the coding sequence ATGGGGGCAATTGATCATCAATTATTCCCAAAAGTTAAAGATGTTTTTTTTGAAAGAATTGATGAATTAGGAATTGATAAGTCATTCTTTAAAATTCTTGATAGATATAATTTTGAAGAATATACAGATGCAAATCCCGCTTTTTGTATTTATATGGGACAAAGAACTGACACCAGCTTTTTAGATGAAGCCATTGTTAATAAATTGGTAAAGGATGCAACTTTATTACTGCCATTGATTGATGAGGATTTATCTGAATTTAATAATTTAGTACCTAAATCAATTCAAAAATATAATGGATTGAGTATTTTAAGATTGACAACGGATTTGGCTATTGTAAAAGTTGTGAATAATGCTTTAGAGGCTTTTAATCTACTTAAAGCAAAGCGCCGTGCATTTGTAAGTTATAAGCGTAGCGATTCATCAGGCGTTGCGATTCAGCTATATGAATATCTTGAACAACATAACTTCGATGTATTCTTAGATACTCATTCGATTCGTAAATCTGAGTCATTCCAAGAAGAATTATTGCAGAGAATGATTGATAGCGATGTGGTTGTATTACTAAGTACAGAAAATTATTTGGAAAGTGAATGGACACAGAAGGAGTTAAGTGAAGCAAATCTTGCATCTATTGGCTTAGTTCAAATTGTATGGCCCGAGTATACTGTAATACAGGGAGCGCAACTCTCAGAAATATTCAAATTAGAAGCATCAGACTTCATAAACAATGATTTTCGTAATGTTAATGCTAAGTTAAATGAAGATAGTCTTTCAAAAATTGTCCATTTTACTGAAGCATTGAGAGCACGAACTTTAGCTTCACGTCAAGATAAGCTTATTTCTACATTCATGCATTATGCTGAAAAATCAAAGGTAACAGCAACGCTTTCAAGCCATAAGTTCATTGAGCTTGAAAAAGATGGTGAAAAATCGGTAGTCGTTCCTGCTATTGGTATACCAAATGCACTTAATTATGAACAATCACAAACTTTGATTAAGTCTATTTATGAAGAAGGTTTAGATAAAATTTATATTCTATATGATGAAATTCATATTCGAGATATTTGGGTGCGACATTTAAGTTGGTTAAATGAGCATTTGCCAGTAAAAACCAAAGAAATTGGTAAGGTGTCAGAATGGCTAGCAATTTAA